The proteins below come from a single Triticum aestivum cultivar Chinese Spring chromosome 5D, IWGSC CS RefSeq v2.1, whole genome shotgun sequence genomic window:
- the LOC123121557 gene encoding dormancy-associated protein homolog 3 — MGLLDQLWDDTVAGPRPDHGLGRLRKYASFSPSSSAAGTTAAVPSADVAAPAVTRSITILRPPALSVTSPRGESGSGSAPSSPASVPDSPFSTATTPRGESGWSKLRRKGRMAADGMEASPGTPRSPTVFDWVVISSLDR; from the exons ATGGGGCTTCTTGACCAGCTGTGGGACGACACGGTGGCCGGGCCGCGGCCGGACCACGGCCTCGGCAGGCTCCGCAAGTACGCCTCCTTCTCCCCGTCCTCCTCGGCGGCCGGCACGACCGCTGCCGTGCCGTCGGCCGACGTGGCGGCGCCGGCGGTGACGCGGAGCATCACCATCCTCCGCCCGCCGGCTCTGTCCGTGACGTCGCCGCGCGGCGAGTCCGGCTCCGGCTCCGCGCCCTCGTCCCCGGCCAGCGTCCCCGACTCCCCCTTCAGCACAG CAACGACACCCAGGGGAGAGAGTGGTTGGAGTAAGCTGCGCCGCAAAGGCAGGATGGCCGCCGACGGCATGGAGGCCAGCCCCGGCACCCCCAGGAGCCCCACCGTCTTCGACTG GGTGGTGATCAGTTCGCTCGACCGCTAA